In Modestobacter versicolor, a single genomic region encodes these proteins:
- a CDS encoding ABC transporter ATP-binding protein, translated as MDAAVTVTDLVVHRGARRVLHEVGCTVPAGRVTGLLGPSGSGKSTLMRAVVGVQQVQSGEVTVLGRPAGAADLRSRVGYVTQAPSVYADLTVRENARYFAALYGRGTAAADAAVADVGLSEAAGQLVEDLSGGQRGRASLACALVAEPELLVLDEPTVGLDPVLRVELWSRFHALAAAGTTLVVSSHVMDEAARCDRLLLLREGRLLSDSTPAELRARTGTDDLEEAFLALVRETQEVAA; from the coding sequence ATGGACGCCGCTGTCACCGTCACCGACCTGGTCGTGCACCGCGGTGCGCGCCGGGTCCTGCACGAGGTGGGCTGCACCGTCCCGGCGGGCCGGGTCACCGGCCTGCTGGGTCCGAGCGGCAGCGGGAAGAGCACGCTGATGCGCGCGGTCGTCGGCGTGCAGCAGGTGCAGTCCGGCGAGGTCACCGTGCTCGGCCGGCCGGCCGGCGCCGCCGACCTGCGCTCCAGGGTCGGCTACGTCACCCAGGCGCCCAGCGTCTACGCCGACCTGACCGTGCGGGAGAACGCCCGCTACTTCGCCGCCCTGTACGGGCGGGGCACCGCGGCGGCCGACGCCGCGGTCGCCGACGTCGGGCTGTCCGAGGCGGCCGGCCAGCTGGTCGAGGACCTCTCCGGCGGCCAGCGGGGGCGGGCGTCGCTGGCCTGCGCGCTGGTCGCCGAGCCCGAGCTGCTGGTGCTCGACGAGCCGACCGTCGGCCTGGACCCGGTGCTGCGGGTGGAGCTGTGGAGCCGGTTCCACGCCCTCGCGGCGGCCGGGACGACGCTGGTCGTGTCCAGCCACGTGATGGACGAGGCCGCCCGCTGCGACCGGTTGCTGCTGCTGCGCGAGGGCCGGCTGCTCAGCGACTCCACGCCCGCGGAGCTGCGCGCCCGCACCGGCACCGACGACCTGGAAGAGGCGTTCCTGGCGCTCGTCCGGGAGACGCAGGAGGTGGCGGCGTGA
- a CDS encoding ABC transporter permease translates to MTTALSPALTTATAGRVLRQLRHDHRTVAMMLVLPSALLGLLYLVWADVPTPPEAPEVFDRIGLTMLGVFPFVVMFLVTSIAMLRERTSGTLERLLTTPLSRPDLLLGYGAAFGLAATVQALVTVTVATTVYDLDVAGPLALVVLIAVVDAVLGVALGLLASAFARSEFQAVQFMPVVVLPQFFLCGLLVPREQLAGWLQAVSDALPLTYAVEALQEVGRSPEATGTMWVDVGVVAGAALLALGLAAATLRRRTS, encoded by the coding sequence GTGACCACCGCGCTGAGCCCCGCGCTGACCACCGCCACGGCCGGCCGGGTGCTGCGCCAGCTGCGGCACGACCACCGCACCGTGGCGATGATGCTGGTGCTGCCCAGCGCCCTGCTCGGGCTGCTGTACCTGGTCTGGGCCGACGTGCCGACCCCGCCCGAGGCGCCCGAGGTGTTCGACCGGATCGGTCTCACCATGCTCGGGGTCTTCCCGTTCGTGGTGATGTTCCTGGTCACCAGCATCGCGATGCTGCGCGAGCGCACCTCGGGCACCCTCGAGCGGCTGCTCACCACGCCGCTGTCCCGGCCCGACCTGCTGCTCGGCTACGGCGCCGCCTTCGGGCTCGCCGCGACGGTGCAGGCGCTGGTCACGGTGACGGTCGCGACCACGGTGTACGACCTGGACGTCGCCGGCCCGCTGGCCCTCGTCGTGCTGATCGCGGTGGTCGACGCCGTGCTCGGGGTGGCCCTGGGCCTGCTCGCCAGCGCCTTCGCCCGCAGCGAGTTCCAGGCCGTGCAGTTCATGCCGGTGGTCGTGCTGCCGCAGTTCTTCCTGTGCGGGCTGCTGGTGCCGCGCGAGCAGCTGGCCGGCTGGCTGCAGGCGGTCAGCGACGCCCTCCCGCTGACCTACGCCGTCGAGGCCCTGCAGGAGGTCGGCCGCTCCCCCGAGGCGACGGGCACCATGTGGGTCGACGTCGGCGTCGTCGCCGGCGCCGCGCTGCTGGCCCTCGGGCTGGCGGCGGCCACCCTGCGGAGGAGGACCAGCTGA
- a CDS encoding TetR family transcriptional regulator encodes MLAAARTAFAEKGFDGASIRVIATAAGVDPALVHHYFGSKDKLFLAAIEAPADPADLLPELLAGGTADLGANVVRLLLRVWDGPARAAGLALVRSAVSNEWAARLLREFLVSQVLRRVVGTLGLSPAEAQARGSLVASQLIGVVMGRYVLQVEPLASASADELAAAVGPTVQRYLTGDVDLRGMVPGTP; translated from the coding sequence GTGCTCGCCGCGGCGCGCACCGCCTTCGCCGAGAAGGGGTTCGACGGCGCCTCCATCCGGGTCATCGCCACCGCGGCCGGCGTCGACCCGGCGCTGGTGCACCACTACTTCGGCAGCAAGGACAAGCTCTTCCTGGCCGCGATCGAGGCTCCCGCCGACCCGGCGGACCTGCTGCCCGAGCTGCTGGCCGGCGGGACGGCGGACCTCGGCGCCAACGTCGTCCGGCTGCTGCTGCGGGTCTGGGACGGCCCCGCGCGCGCCGCCGGGCTCGCGCTGGTGCGCTCGGCGGTCAGCAACGAGTGGGCCGCCCGGCTGCTCCGCGAGTTCCTGGTGTCCCAGGTCCTGCGGCGGGTGGTCGGCACGCTGGGCCTCTCCCCGGCCGAGGCCCAGGCACGCGGCTCCCTGGTGGCCTCCCAGCTGATCGGGGTGGTGATGGGCCGCTACGTGCTGCAGGTGGAACCGCTCGCCTCCGCCTCCGCCGACGAGCTGGCCGCGGCCGTCGGGCCCACCGTCCAGCGATACCTGACCGGCGACGTCGACCTGCGCGGGATGGTGCCGGGCACCCCTTAG
- a CDS encoding ABC transporter ATP-binding protein, translated as MSGPEAFEFAADPLADPVFGAASAEQPAAVCRGVGKTYRTASESVPALVDVSLSIPRARVTVVVGPSGSGKSSLLRLLACIDSPDTGEVLVAGQRVDRLRPRARRRLRQRQVAYLFQRPGENLLPYLDAVAQVRLAASLRGAPVTESAALDLLDRLGLRERADHLPGQLSGGEQQRLAVACGVVGDPALVVADEPTAELDTAAAERVLTAMEDLAQAGVGFVLSSHDPRVMAIADGFVRLDHGRLVP; from the coding sequence ATGAGCGGTCCGGAGGCATTCGAGTTCGCCGCCGACCCGTTGGCCGACCCGGTCTTCGGCGCCGCCTCCGCGGAGCAGCCGGCGGCGGTCTGCCGCGGCGTCGGCAAGACCTACCGGACGGCGAGCGAGTCGGTGCCGGCGCTGGTCGACGTCTCGCTGTCGATCCCGCGCGCCCGGGTCACCGTCGTCGTCGGGCCGTCCGGGTCGGGGAAGTCCTCGCTGCTGCGGTTGCTGGCCTGCATCGACTCCCCCGACACCGGCGAGGTGCTCGTCGCCGGGCAGCGCGTCGACCGGCTGCGGCCGCGGGCCCGCCGACGGTTGCGGCAGCGCCAGGTCGCCTACCTGTTCCAGCGCCCCGGCGAGAACCTGCTCCCCTACCTCGACGCGGTCGCCCAGGTCCGGCTGGCCGCCTCGCTGCGCGGCGCCCCGGTCACCGAGAGCGCGGCGCTGGACCTGCTCGACCGGCTCGGGCTCCGCGAGCGCGCCGACCACCTGCCCGGGCAGCTCTCCGGCGGGGAGCAGCAGCGGCTGGCCGTGGCCTGCGGCGTCGTCGGCGACCCGGCCCTGGTGGTCGCCGACGAGCCCACCGCGGAGCTCGACACCGCCGCGGCCGAGCGGGTGCTGACGGCGATGGAGGACCTCGCCCAGGCCGGCGTCGGCTTCGTCCTCTCCTCCCACGACCCCCGGGTGATGGCGATCGCCGACGGCTTCGTCCGGCTCGACCACGGCCGGCTGGTCCCGTGA
- a CDS encoding ABC transporter ATP-binding protein — MTGRRQPAGGLAGVGLVKRFARGSETVTALAGVDLRVDAGEFVALVGPSGSGKSTLLALLCGWETPDEGELSYLGPLADRRPETLGWRNLALVPQALGLVTDLSLADNVLLPARLRRTHAAARSRADALLADFGLTHLADRYPHQASLGEQQRAAVARALLLRPAVLLADEPTAHQDRGHADRLLDAVVDAAREGSAVLIATHDELAWSRADRVLSMRDGVITEGRPR, encoded by the coding sequence GTGACCGGGCGGCGGCAGCCGGCCGGCGGCCTGGCCGGGGTCGGCCTGGTCAAGCGCTTCGCCCGCGGCTCGGAGACCGTCACCGCGCTGGCGGGGGTCGACCTGCGGGTGGACGCCGGGGAGTTCGTCGCGCTCGTCGGCCCGTCCGGCTCGGGCAAGAGCACCCTGCTGGCGCTGCTCTGCGGCTGGGAGACCCCCGACGAGGGCGAGCTGTCCTACCTCGGCCCGCTCGCCGACCGCCGTCCGGAGACGCTCGGCTGGCGCAACCTCGCGCTGGTGCCGCAGGCGCTGGGGCTGGTCACCGACCTCAGCCTGGCCGACAACGTGCTGCTGCCGGCCCGGCTGCGCCGGACGCACGCGGCCGCCCGGTCGCGGGCCGACGCGCTGCTGGCCGACTTCGGGCTCACCCACCTGGCCGACCGCTACCCGCACCAGGCCTCGCTCGGCGAGCAGCAGCGGGCCGCCGTGGCCCGGGCGCTGCTGCTGCGCCCCGCGGTGCTGCTGGCCGACGAGCCCACCGCCCACCAGGACCGCGGGCACGCCGACCGGCTGCTGGACGCCGTGGTCGACGCCGCCCGCGAGGGATCGGCGGTGCTGATCGCCACCCACGACGAGCTGGCCTGGTCCCGCGCCGACCGGGTGCTGTCGATGCGCGACGGCGTGATCACCGAGGGGCGGCCCCGGTGA
- a CDS encoding thioesterase family protein, with protein sequence MPQNDPTTPSAFDTATAVSRAEGGALVAELDPGWDVGGGILNGGYLLSVVARAALLDSPHPHPVAVSASYLRAPSPGPATLTVVPGPAGRTLAHSVVTLADAGGPALTANVTTATLGTAEPEYSHPVPDAPSVEECFSVAEHRHLAPPGVQVPGLSLQVDTRLDPATAGWAFGQPSGEPHLRAWMRFADGREPDPLALLTFADALPPTSFAMGDLGWAPTVQLQVLVRALPAPGWCLVEARSSEIAGGWVDEDYRIWDSTGRLVAQSRQLARSPRR encoded by the coding sequence GTGCCGCAGAACGATCCGACGACGCCGTCCGCCTTCGACACCGCCACCGCCGTCTCCCGCGCCGAGGGCGGCGCGCTGGTCGCCGAGCTGGACCCGGGCTGGGACGTCGGCGGCGGCATCCTCAACGGCGGCTACCTGCTGTCGGTGGTCGCCCGGGCCGCGCTGCTGGACAGCCCGCACCCGCACCCGGTCGCGGTCTCGGCGAGCTACCTGCGGGCGCCGTCCCCCGGCCCGGCCACGCTCACCGTCGTCCCGGGTCCGGCCGGCCGCACCCTCGCCCACTCGGTGGTCACCCTCGCCGACGCCGGCGGCCCGGCGCTCACCGCGAACGTCACCACCGCGACCCTCGGCACCGCCGAGCCCGAGTACTCCCACCCGGTCCCGGACGCCCCGTCGGTCGAGGAGTGCTTCTCCGTGGCCGAGCACCGGCACCTCGCGCCGCCCGGGGTGCAGGTGCCGGGGCTGTCGCTGCAGGTCGACACCCGGCTGGACCCGGCCACCGCCGGCTGGGCGTTCGGGCAGCCCTCGGGCGAGCCGCACCTGCGGGCCTGGATGCGGTTCGCCGACGGCCGCGAGCCCGACCCGCTGGCGCTGCTGACCTTCGCCGACGCGCTGCCGCCGACCAGCTTCGCGATGGGCGACCTCGGCTGGGCGCCGACGGTGCAGCTGCAGGTGCTCGTCCGGGCGCTGCCGGCGCCGGGCTGGTGCCTGGTCGAGGCGCGGTCCAGCGAGATCGCCGGGGGCTGGGTCGACGAGGACTACCGGATCTGGGACTCCACCGGCCGGCTGGTCGCGCAGAGCCGCCAGCTCGCCCGCTCACCCCGCAGGTGA
- the thpR gene encoding RNA 2',3'-cyclic phosphodiesterase, with translation MSESAGRLFLAVDPPPDAVAELDSALQPLRAAPGAPRWTPPSRWHLTLLFLGDVPATALGPFTDAVAPAVAATPPMSLQLAGAGRFGSRRRPTVCWAGLSGDVAELTALALRLATAARAVGLPVEDRPFRAHLTLGRWRAGRDADGDLPDRLAGHRGPVWPVTEVVLWRSHLGSEPTYERVTAWPVG, from the coding sequence CTGAGCGAGTCGGCCGGCCGGCTGTTCCTGGCCGTCGACCCACCGCCGGACGCGGTGGCCGAGCTGGACTCCGCCCTGCAACCGCTGCGGGCCGCACCGGGCGCGCCCCGCTGGACGCCGCCGTCCCGGTGGCACCTCACCCTGCTCTTCCTCGGCGACGTCCCGGCCACCGCCCTCGGCCCCTTCACCGACGCCGTGGCCCCCGCGGTGGCCGCCACCCCGCCCATGTCGCTGCAGCTGGCCGGTGCCGGGCGGTTCGGGTCGCGGCGCCGTCCGACGGTCTGCTGGGCGGGGCTGTCCGGTGACGTCGCCGAGCTGACCGCGCTGGCCCTCCGGCTCGCCACCGCCGCCCGCGCGGTGGGCCTGCCGGTCGAGGACCGGCCGTTCCGGGCGCACCTCACCCTGGGCCGGTGGCGGGCCGGCCGGGACGCCGACGGCGACCTGCCCGATCGCCTCGCCGGGCACCGCGGGCCGGTCTGGCCGGTCACCGAGGTGGTGCTCTGGCGCAGCCACCTGGGGTCCGAGCCGACCTACGAGCGGGTGACCGCCTGGCCGGTCGGCTGA